The Helicobacter canis genomic sequence TCTTAGGCTTATAGCAGATCTTAAGAGTAGGGGCATCAAGGTTAGATTGCGTGGTATTGGGAAAAAAGGCATAGCCTATTTTACTTTTAATGAGATAGAAATTCTTGATAAGATTATTGGGCTTAGTTCGAGTCCAGACTATGAAAAGTCGAGTGATTTTATCCGTAAAGTAGCGCAAGATTATCTAGATGGATTGACTGATGAGGTGATTTTGGTTCATAATGGTTTTAGAAATAAGATTTCCCAAGAGCTTAAGATTAAAAGTATATTACCTCTAGGGTTTGATCTTAATGAATCAAGTAGTGCTGCACAGCAACATACTACTTATAATAGTGTGAATATTGAACCAGATGAAGAAGAAGATGTGGTATTGGATCAGTTAGCACAGAGATATATTGAGTATAACATGTATTATGCATTGATAGACTCTCTAGCTGCTGAACATAGTGCTAGAATGCAGGCAATGGATGCGGCAACGAAAAATGCTGGCGAACTTGTAAGGGATTTAACTATCTCGTATAATAAAGCACGGCAAGAATCTATTACAACAGAGCTTGTAGAGATTAATGCTGGTGTTGAAGCGATGAAATAAACCAAAAAGGAGTATGAGTATGGAAGGTAAAATTGTTCAAGTAATGGGTCCGGTGGTTGATGTGGATTTTGATTCATATCTTCCTTCTATCAATGAAGCACTTGATGTGGTATATGATTTTGATGGTGAGAAAAAAGGTTTAGTTTTAGAGGTTGCTGCGCATCTAGGGGACAATAGGGTTAGAACTATTGCTATGGATATGACTGAAGGCTTAACGAGAGGGCAGTCTGCTATGGCTAGAGGAAAAATGATAGAAGTGCCTGTTGGTGAGCAAGTTCTTGGCAGGATTTTTAATGTTGTTGGTGATGTCGTAGATGGCGGCGATCCCGTTGAGACAGATTTGAAATGGCCAATTCATAGAGAAGCTCCAAAGTTTGAAAATCAAAGTACCAAAACAGAAATGTTTGAGACAGGGATAAAGGTTGTTGATTTATTGGCTCCGTATTCTAAGGGTGGTAAAGTTGGATTGTTTGGTGGTGCTGGCGTGGGCAAAACAGTTGTTATTATGGAACTAATCCATAATGTTGCATATAAACATAGTGGCTATTCTGTATTTGCTGGAGTTGGGGAGCGGACACGCGAGGGAAATGACTTGTATCACGAGATGAAAGAAGGTGGTGTCTTGGATAAAGTTGCTTTGTGTTATGGGCAGATGAATGAGCCACCAGGG encodes the following:
- the atpG gene encoding ATP synthase F1 subunit gamma; translated protein: MGNNLKEIKTKIDSVKNTQKTTRAMKLVSTSKLKKAEEMAKRSRVYANKLNEIFEDIVSKIQVRGLENINSSFFVDAKHREIKKVDIVFVTADKGLCGGFNVTTIKEVLRLIADLKSRGIKVRLRGIGKKGIAYFTFNEIEILDKIIGLSSSPDYEKSSDFIRKVAQDYLDGLTDEVILVHNGFRNKISQELKIKSILPLGFDLNESSSAAQQHTTYNSVNIEPDEEEDVVLDQLAQRYIEYNMYYALIDSLAAEHSARMQAMDAATKNAGELVRDLTISYNKARQESITTELVEINAGVEAMK